A genomic stretch from Methanocaldococcus sp. includes:
- the yhbY gene encoding ribosome assembly RNA-binding protein YhbY codes for MTEEQNNEQKRRLTGKMKRMLRAKAHHLEPVVWVGKEGSEKVIKEVDRQLKARGLIKVKVRKTALLYEDKYEIADKLSKACDAEVVSVVGHVITLFRPREGWKKYLSKKPKKKVKKDEKIIELFEKFKKKAIKE; via the coding sequence ATGACAGAAGAGCAAAATAATGAACAAAAAAGGAGACTTACTGGAAAAATGAAGAGGATGCTTAGAGCTAAAGCTCACCATTTAGAGCCTGTTGTTTGGGTTGGAAAGGAAGGTAGTGAGAAGGTTATTAAGGAAGTTGATAGGCAGTTGAAAGCGAGAGGGTTAATAAAAGTTAAGGTTAGAAAAACTGCCTTACTATATGAAGACAAATATGAAATTGCAGATAAACTTTCTAAGGCGTGTGATGCAGAGGTTGTTAGTGTAGTAGGACATGTTATAACATTATTTAGACCAAGAGAGGGATGGAAAAAATATTTATCTAAGAAACCTAAGAAAAAAGTCAAAAAAGATGAGAAAATTATTGAATTGTTTGAAAAATTTAAAAAAAAGGCAATTAAAGAATAA
- the sppA gene encoding signal peptide peptidase SppA, whose amino-acid sequence MKKIYLILIILFVVLIGIVGATILVVMSLSNESINLFGGEKIAKVYLCNEIYFNYDQDSGLLFGNKKDARYYINLLDRLEKDDSVKGVLLIVNSPGGEVIASEKLARKVAELAKKKPVVVYVEGLDASGAYMVSAPANYIVAEKDSIVGSIGVRMDIIHYYGLMKKLGINVTTIKAGKYKDIGSPFRPMTKEEYEYLQKMINETYMDFIRWVAKYRHFSINYTLKIADGKIYTGEDAKKVGLVDEVGTEETALKKLEELANVSNPEIVEYGLNEDNGLLFKLTYYLGYGIGKGLGEVLYSAGIRDEKILLH is encoded by the coding sequence ATGAAAAAAATCTATTTAATATTAATAATTCTTTTTGTTGTTTTAATTGGAATTGTAGGAGCCACTATATTGGTAGTTATGAGTTTATCAAATGAAAGTATAAATTTATTTGGAGGAGAGAAAATAGCAAAGGTTTATCTATGCAATGAAATTTATTTTAATTATGATCAAGATTCTGGATTATTATTTGGTAATAAAAAAGATGCGAGATATTACATTAATTTATTAGATAGATTAGAAAAAGATGACTCAGTTAAAGGAGTTTTACTTATAGTTAATTCTCCGGGTGGTGAAGTTATAGCCAGTGAAAAATTGGCAAGAAAAGTAGCAGAACTTGCAAAGAAAAAGCCAGTAGTTGTTTATGTTGAAGGATTAGATGCTTCAGGGGCTTATATGGTTTCAGCACCAGCCAACTATATAGTTGCTGAGAAGGATTCAATAGTTGGAAGTATTGGAGTTAGAATGGACATAATACATTACTATGGCTTGATGAAAAAACTTGGAATAAATGTAACTACAATAAAGGCAGGAAAGTATAAAGATATTGGCTCTCCATTTAGACCTATGACTAAAGAAGAATATGAGTACTTACAAAAGATGATAAATGAAACATATATGGATTTTATTAGATGGGTTGCAAAATATAGGCATTTCTCAATAAATTACACTCTAAAAATAGCAGATGGTAAAATATACACCGGAGAAGATGCTAAAAAAGTGGGATTAGTTGATGAAGTTGGAACAGAAGAAACTGCATTGAAAAAATTGGAAGAACTTGCAAATGTCTCAAATCCAGAAATTGTAGAGTATGGATTAAATGAAGATAATGGATTATTATTTAAATTAACATACTACTTAGGATATGGTATTGGAAAAGGTCTTGGAGAAGTTTTATATTCAGCAGGAATTAGAGATGAGAAAATTTTATTACATTAA